In Nanohaloarchaea archaeon SW_7_43_1, a single window of DNA contains:
- a CDS encoding ATPase, whose amino-acid sequence MYNIMKIVPDTSIIIDGKLSELAEKGEVEEEVVIPEFVVDEIENQANKGLEIGFAGIEEIKQIRELGEEKGFEVSFTGRKPTDEEIKMASSGRIDALIRDVAEEMEATLYTGDKVQAKIADAKGIDHRLFDKERIETFSLKEYFDEKTMSIHLKQGSKPKAKRGMPGEFKLEETGNEVLEKDGINELIQETIEKAEMSDDGLIEMQKEGATVLQIGRYRIAISRPPFSEAPEITAVRPVSKVSLEDYDLSEKLIDRLDETAEGILIAGAPGHGKSTFAQALAEHYEQEERILKTMEKPRDLDVGPDITQYAELEDSMENTGDFLLLVRPDYTVYDEVRKTRDFEVYSDMRMAGVGMVGVVHASEAVDAVQRLIGRVELGMIPQVVDTVLHIENAEVAEVYKLELTVKVPEGMTEEDLARPVVQILKLENSKPVYEIYTYGEETVVIPVDDQERESSAQKLAKKQLMHELSGRVENPEIEFISNDHIRLIVEEDEISHVIGSGGENIDRLEDELGLDITVEPRSKTLKNGIDFQVEERGKSLIIDVGNNRSGEDIDVYDGDEFLFTATVGKNGEISLTKNSDLSGRILGSYESGALNVKA is encoded by the coding sequence ATGTATAATATAATGAAAATTGTACCTGATACCTCGATAATAATTGATGGAAAACTCTCCGAACTCGCGGAAAAAGGAGAAGTAGAGGAGGAAGTAGTGATACCTGAGTTTGTAGTGGATGAAATCGAGAATCAGGCGAATAAAGGACTGGAAATAGGATTCGCAGGAATTGAAGAGATCAAACAGATCCGGGAACTCGGTGAAGAGAAAGGTTTCGAGGTATCTTTCACAGGTAGGAAACCGACAGACGAAGAGATCAAGATGGCATCCAGCGGAAGAATTGATGCGCTGATAAGAGATGTAGCCGAGGAGATGGAGGCAACACTTTACACAGGTGATAAAGTTCAGGCAAAGATAGCAGATGCCAAAGGAATTGATCACAGACTGTTCGATAAGGAGAGAATTGAGACCTTCTCGCTGAAAGAATACTTTGATGAAAAGACTATGAGCATCCACCTGAAACAGGGAAGTAAACCTAAAGCGAAGAGAGGGATGCCTGGAGAGTTCAAACTGGAAGAGACCGGAAATGAAGTACTGGAGAAAGACGGTATTAACGAGCTTATCCAAGAGACCATTGAGAAAGCCGAAATGAGCGATGACGGATTAATTGAGATGCAGAAGGAAGGTGCGACAGTTCTCCAGATCGGCAGATACAGGATCGCAATCTCAAGACCTCCATTCTCAGAGGCACCGGAGATTACAGCTGTAAGACCTGTATCAAAGGTCTCGCTTGAGGATTATGACCTATCAGAAAAATTGATTGACAGACTGGATGAGACAGCGGAAGGAATACTGATCGCTGGAGCACCGGGACATGGAAAATCGACGTTCGCTCAAGCCCTTGCCGAACACTACGAACAGGAGGAACGGATACTGAAAACTATGGAGAAGCCTCGAGATCTGGATGTTGGACCGGATATCACTCAGTACGCTGAACTTGAGGACAGCATGGAGAATACCGGAGACTTCCTGCTTCTTGTCAGACCGGATTACACAGTTTATGATGAGGTAAGGAAGACCCGGGACTTCGAAGTATACAGCGATATGAGGATGGCGGGAGTTGGAATGGTGGGAGTAGTCCACGCATCCGAAGCAGTTGACGCAGTCCAGAGACTTATAGGCAGAGTGGAGCTAGGAATGATTCCGCAGGTAGTGGATACTGTACTACATATAGAAAACGCAGAGGTAGCAGAAGTCTATAAACTGGAACTAACCGTTAAAGTGCCTGAAGGAATGACTGAAGAAGATCTGGCAAGACCGGTCGTACAGATACTGAAACTGGAGAACAGCAAGCCGGTTTACGAAATCTATACCTATGGCGAGGAGACGGTTGTGATCCCGGTAGATGATCAGGAAAGAGAGTCAAGTGCGCAGAAATTAGCCAAAAAACAGTTGATGCACGAGCTTTCAGGGAGAGTTGAAAACCCTGAGATAGAGTTCATCTCCAACGATCATATCCGGTTGATAGTTGAGGAGGACGAGATATCACATGTAATCGGTTCCGGCGGAGAGAATATTGACAGGCTTGAAGACGAACTCGGTTTGGATATAACGGTCGAGCCGAGAAGTAAGACCTTGAAGAACGGTATAGATTTCCAGGTCGAGGAACGAGGCAAATCACTGATAATAGATGTAGGGAACAACCGGTCAGGAGAGGATATAGATGTGTATGACGGCGACGAATTCCTATTCACTGCTACAGTAGGGAAAAACGGAGAAATTTCTCTTACCAAGAACTCCGATCTTTCAGGCAGAATACTTGGCAGCTATGAATCCGGCGCATTGAATGTGAAGGCATAG
- a CDS encoding TIGR00341 family protein: MFCVKQLQVTVPGEFKEELKEILENYSSDVSVSEAEKNDEEIVEFHVTAESDQIDELSEELKDISDLKSGDLTINVMKQESQIRKGQKTKGGSSILSQAEIYSQAQEAAVFNRAEWSLVALSSVIATYGLIADNIIVVIGAMMVAPILSPFVSGALSLNVGDQKLLKQSVKTGSTSFLLAVLASAIAAAPLPVTGNPTLTLVSQPSIVSVLLSVFVGAAATLTFVTGMGDEMAGVAVAIALIPPIASIGIGLKLADIQIVLNSVAVAGMNAFSIVASGFLCFHLIGIRPSTYYRKKQAEKIRYIIPLSLIALSLLAVPIAHTSYQSYQDYTVEEEIRGFGEEFFGQKLLSADIDGQNAHFYVVGDYSQSEFEDRKPEGSNIQVTGLEETD; the protein is encoded by the coding sequence ATTTTCTGTGTGAAGCAGTTACAAGTTACGGTACCAGGAGAGTTCAAAGAGGAACTAAAGGAGATTCTGGAGAATTACTCCAGCGATGTCTCGGTCTCCGAGGCAGAAAAAAATGATGAAGAAATTGTCGAGTTCCATGTAACAGCTGAGTCAGATCAGATAGACGAACTTTCAGAAGAGTTAAAAGATATTAGCGACCTGAAATCCGGTGACCTGACTATAAACGTGATGAAACAGGAATCACAGATCAGGAAAGGTCAGAAAACTAAAGGCGGGAGCTCTATTCTCTCCCAGGCAGAGATCTATAGCCAGGCACAGGAAGCCGCAGTTTTCAACCGGGCGGAATGGAGCCTTGTTGCACTTTCCTCGGTAATAGCGACGTACGGACTGATTGCAGATAATATAATCGTTGTTATAGGAGCGATGATGGTTGCACCGATTCTTTCACCTTTTGTATCCGGAGCATTATCTCTGAACGTGGGAGATCAGAAACTGTTGAAACAATCAGTTAAGACAGGTTCTACAAGCTTCTTACTGGCTGTTCTAGCATCTGCAATCGCCGCAGCCCCATTGCCCGTAACCGGGAACCCTACACTCACACTTGTTTCACAGCCTTCAATTGTCAGTGTCCTTCTTTCTGTATTTGTGGGAGCTGCAGCAACCCTGACATTCGTAACAGGGATGGGAGATGAGATGGCCGGTGTAGCTGTTGCAATTGCGTTGATTCCTCCTATTGCAAGTATAGGTATAGGTCTGAAACTGGCAGATATTCAAATAGTCCTGAACTCGGTTGCGGTCGCAGGTATGAACGCTTTCTCGATTGTGGCATCAGGGTTTCTATGTTTCCATTTAATCGGTATAAGACCTTCCACCTACTACAGGAAGAAACAGGCAGAAAAAATAAGGTACATAATACCGTTAAGCTTGATAGCTCTATCTTTACTAGCAGTCCCCATTGCTCACACATCTTATCAAAGCTATCAGGACTACACTGTAGAGGAGGAGATAAGAGGATTTGGAGAAGAATTCTTCGGCCAAAAGCTTCTTTCAGCGGACATTGACGGTCAAAACGCCCATTTCTATGTAGTTGGGGATTATAGTCAATCCGAGTTTGAGGATAGGAAACCGGAAGGATCGAATATCCAAGTTACAGGTTTGGAGGAAACCGACTAG
- a CDS encoding endonuclease IV — MVFRVGAHVSISGGMEKAVELQEEIGGGCGQIFAGSPRTWSVSEYTDEDGESFQEARDRADQNPYVIHSTYLVNLATPKDDLFKKSLNCLQAELDAAEKLGVEHVVFHPGAHTGSGVENGIERIAEGINELEIPDNVTLLLENTAGKGTTLGKSMGQLRQMIEKSDTDDSKIGVCIDTCHAHAAGYELREEEGFEDFIQEIEEDLGLARVKILHLNDSKDEKGSEKDNHQHIGEGNIGEKGFENVVNSEKLEKKPMVLETPTSDGKGYEENLEKIMELRV; from the coding sequence ATGGTATTCAGAGTAGGCGCACATGTATCGATCTCAGGCGGAATGGAAAAAGCAGTTGAACTACAGGAAGAAATTGGAGGTGGCTGCGGCCAGATATTTGCAGGATCGCCGAGAACCTGGAGCGTCTCCGAATATACCGATGAAGACGGGGAAAGCTTTCAGGAAGCTAGAGATAGAGCAGATCAGAACCCTTACGTTATTCACTCAACTTATCTAGTCAACCTTGCTACACCTAAAGACGATCTATTCAAAAAATCTTTGAACTGTCTTCAAGCAGAGTTAGATGCAGCCGAAAAACTGGGAGTCGAGCACGTAGTTTTCCATCCCGGCGCTCATACAGGTTCTGGAGTTGAAAACGGGATTGAAAGAATAGCTGAAGGAATTAATGAACTGGAAATTCCGGATAACGTCACTCTTCTTCTAGAAAACACTGCTGGAAAAGGCACAACGCTCGGAAAATCAATGGGCCAGCTGCGACAGATGATAGAAAAATCGGATACCGATGACTCAAAGATTGGTGTATGCATAGATACATGTCACGCACATGCGGCAGGGTATGAACTGAGGGAGGAAGAAGGTTTCGAGGACTTTATTCAGGAAATTGAAGAAGATCTTGGTCTCGCAAGAGTAAAAATCCTACATCTGAACGATTCAAAAGATGAGAAAGGCAGTGAGAAGGATAACCATCAGCATATAGGTGAAGGAAATATTGGAGAGAAAGGATTTGAGAACGTAGTTAATTCTGAAAAACTGGAGAAGAAACCTATGGTTCTTGAGACTCCGACGAGTGACGGTAAAGGCTATGAAGAGAACTTGGAGAAGATTATGGAGTTAAGAGTTTAG
- a CDS encoding NAD(P)/FAD-dependent oxidoreductase has product MKTVTVIGGGIAGLQAGIFTAKADEQTLLLDTGESLVHNTSNIQNLIGHDSVSGQELLRSGKNKLEDFDGEIKEEEVKKVEKTEDGFRVKTSKDKYESEYVIIASAGDLSYLENLDLEYEEGVEGPYMMDRHVKTDDSNESTVMEKLYAAGLSNSWEYQTSVAIGDGAKAALNLLTDKYGEPYEDHDT; this is encoded by the coding sequence ATGAAAACAGTTACTGTAATCGGAGGAGGAATAGCCGGTCTTCAGGCAGGGATTTTCACTGCGAAAGCAGATGAACAAACTCTTTTACTTGATACTGGTGAATCTCTAGTACACAACACTTCAAACATCCAAAACTTGATAGGTCATGACTCAGTATCAGGTCAGGAACTCTTGAGAAGCGGTAAAAACAAGTTGGAGGACTTTGATGGAGAAATCAAAGAGGAAGAAGTAAAGAAAGTAGAGAAAACGGAAGACGGCTTCAGGGTAAAGACGAGTAAGGACAAGTACGAATCAGAGTATGTAATAATTGCTTCGGCAGGAGACCTCAGCTATCTGGAAAACCTGGATCTGGAGTATGAGGAAGGGGTTGAAGGCCCTTACATGATGGATAGACACGTCAAAACTGATGATTCGAATGAGTCAACGGTGATGGAAAAACTGTATGCCGCCGGACTTTCTAACAGTTGGGAGTACCAGACATCAGTTGCTATAGGAGATGGCGCAAAAGCCGCTTTGAATCTTCTCACCGACAAATACGGGGAACCTTACGAGGATCACGACACCTGA
- the rpl40e gene encoding 50S ribosomal protein L40e (contains a zinc-finger motif): protein MAQRFEEAKERIFGNVYVCRRCNAKNRTSNPEDTSCRKCGYSSLRKKNDEFAG, encoded by the coding sequence ATGGCACAGAGATTTGAGGAAGCCAAGGAAAGAATTTTCGGAAATGTCTACGTATGCAGGAGATGTAACGCCAAGAACAGGACAAGCAACCCTGAAGACACTTCTTGCAGGAAATGCGGTTACTCAAGCTTGAGAAAGAAAAACGACGAGTTCGCAGGCTGA
- the pepF gene encoding oligoendopeptidase F gives MVRSRDEIDSRYKWGVDEVYSIGELDQEIDDVRSLLEDVKDFSGGLSREENLEEFLDKYSRMERKLSTLSRYASMKSDEDTRDQEARALKSKVSSLSSKVSEETSFVKLEIQGIGKEKVEDMIESNDKIAERDYYLREFTRLKPYTRSLEVEKTVSSLSEVLDASSETYSMLSNADLTFPEINRDGEKTRITQANFTRLLKDGDENFREEVYESYYETLEGYENTIGTTFSKEVRTNIKMAEIRNYNSAREAALKPDNIPLDVYDNLVETVEDNLDVLHDHMKLKQEARNLDSVKMHDLYLPIPESNSPEVSYEKAKEYILEALQPLGERYVEKLREGLENRWVDVYETDGKRSGAYSGGSYDTRPFILMNYQKDIDSMYTLAHELGHSMHSELTSKNQPYLHSNYKIFVAEVASTVNEVLLTEYLLENIDDQEFGKHVLSHALENFRSTLFRQTMFADFEKKIHDKAESGEPMTAERASEIYADLKSDFYRPVEMDEHIRNEWMRIPHFYYNFYVFQYATGISAANQIAEIIQDEEPENYLKFLKSGGSAPPLELLRKAGVDMESKEPVETAIEHYSKRIEQMREQL, from the coding sequence ATGGTTAGAAGCAGAGATGAGATCGACTCAAGGTATAAGTGGGGAGTTGATGAGGTATACAGTATTGGGGAATTAGATCAGGAGATTGACGATGTTAGAAGCCTCCTGGAAGATGTCAAAGATTTCAGTGGAGGGTTAAGTCGGGAAGAAAATCTTGAGGAATTTCTTGACAAGTATTCCAGGATGGAAAGAAAGCTATCCACGCTCTCCCGGTATGCGTCAATGAAAAGTGATGAAGATACTCGGGATCAAGAGGCGCGGGCACTGAAATCCAAAGTTTCCTCTCTTAGTTCGAAAGTATCGGAAGAAACCAGTTTTGTCAAACTGGAGATACAAGGAATCGGGAAGGAAAAAGTTGAAGATATGATCGAGAGTAATGATAAAATCGCCGAGCGTGATTACTACCTCCGGGAATTTACCCGGCTTAAGCCGTATACTAGGTCGCTTGAAGTGGAGAAAACAGTTTCCTCTCTATCAGAAGTGCTGGATGCATCTTCAGAGACATACTCTATGCTCTCCAACGCCGATCTCACGTTTCCAGAAATCAATAGAGACGGAGAAAAAACCAGGATTACACAGGCAAATTTTACCAGGCTGCTGAAGGATGGAGACGAAAACTTCAGGGAGGAAGTCTATGAGAGTTATTATGAAACGCTTGAGGGCTACGAGAACACTATTGGCACCACATTCTCCAAAGAAGTAAGGACCAATATTAAAATGGCGGAAATAAGGAACTATAACTCGGCAAGAGAGGCAGCGCTAAAACCAGATAATATTCCTCTTGATGTCTATGATAATCTGGTTGAGACAGTGGAAGATAATTTGGATGTTTTACATGATCACATGAAACTGAAGCAGGAAGCCAGAAACCTTGATTCTGTGAAGATGCATGACCTTTACCTGCCAATCCCTGAAAGCAATAGCCCTGAAGTCAGCTACGAGAAAGCAAAAGAATATATTTTGGAGGCTCTCCAGCCACTGGGAGAGAGATACGTTGAAAAACTGAGAGAGGGACTGGAAAACCGATGGGTTGATGTATACGAAACAGATGGAAAGAGATCAGGAGCATACTCAGGAGGTTCATACGATACCCGGCCGTTCATCCTGATGAACTATCAGAAAGATATAGACTCGATGTACACACTGGCGCACGAACTTGGTCACTCCATGCACTCAGAGTTAACCAGCAAAAACCAACCATACCTCCACAGCAACTACAAAATATTTGTAGCGGAGGTCGCTTCAACAGTTAACGAAGTACTACTAACAGAATATCTGCTGGAGAATATTGATGATCAGGAGTTCGGGAAGCATGTTCTCAGTCACGCACTGGAGAATTTCAGATCAACACTTTTCCGCCAGACAATGTTCGCCGACTTCGAGAAGAAAATACATGATAAAGCCGAATCCGGTGAGCCTATGACAGCAGAGAGAGCCAGCGAAATCTATGCAGATCTGAAATCAGATTTCTACAGGCCTGTCGAGATGGACGAGCATATCAGGAATGAATGGATGAGAATACCGCATTTCTACTACAACTTCTACGTATTCCAGTACGCTACAGGTATCTCGGCAGCGAACCAGATCGCAGAAATTATTCAGGATGAAGAACCAGAAAACTATCTGAAGTTTCTAAAAAGCGGTGGGAGCGCACCCCCATTAGAACTACTGAGGAAAGCCGGCGTCGACATGGAGAGCAAAGAGCCGGTCGAAACTGCTATTGAGCACTACAGTAAGAGAATAGAACAGATGAGAGAGCAGCTTTAA
- a CDS encoding carboxypeptidase, whose amino-acid sequence MTSEVERLKEKSKKITNLEQTSGLLHWDQEVIMPEKGIEARSQQLSVLSGIKHEMIVSKEMHKLLESIDPEDLEELDNATYREVNREHERARKVDQELIEEISAQSSVTVDKWKEAREEDDFSVVEEQLQELIKLKREYVEQIDTNEEPYKVLFNDYEPYIRFETMEEIMETLKSELKDILEKIRESSTDPDNIFEREIEEERQMEINREILNGLGYDWSKGRIDISEHPFTIGNQFDARITTRVDEKDVSKTLMPTIHEFGHALYEQNLPENEYGFPVGESRDLSIHESQSRLWENHVGRSESFWKYIQENITEFEESDAKELYRSINRVKEDNLIRVEADELSYHLHIYLRFKLERQLVNGDIEVTDLPEKWNEKMENLLGIRPENDKTGVLQDIHWYQGSIGYFTTYSLGSVISAQLYETIEKDVKDLDEKVESGEFGEVREWLKENIHQHGKHYRTEKLVEKASGEKPGADSFLDYIRDKYSEIYDLNLET is encoded by the coding sequence ATGACTTCTGAAGTGGAAAGGCTGAAAGAGAAATCAAAAAAGATTACCAACTTAGAACAGACATCAGGTTTACTTCACTGGGACCAAGAGGTTATAATGCCTGAAAAAGGAATTGAAGCCCGTTCCCAGCAACTTTCTGTTCTGTCCGGAATAAAACATGAAATGATTGTCTCTAAAGAAATGCATAAATTGTTGGAAAGTATTGATCCAGAAGATCTTGAGGAACTGGATAATGCTACATACCGGGAGGTCAATCGGGAACATGAACGAGCCCGAAAAGTTGACCAGGAACTGATTGAGGAAATATCAGCTCAGTCCTCAGTGACTGTAGATAAATGGAAGGAAGCTCGTGAGGAAGATGACTTCTCAGTGGTTGAGGAACAACTACAGGAGCTAATCAAATTAAAGAGAGAATATGTAGAACAGATAGACACAAACGAAGAGCCCTACAAAGTCCTTTTCAACGACTATGAGCCTTATATCCGGTTTGAAACAATGGAAGAAATTATGGAAACCCTCAAATCGGAGCTAAAGGATATTCTGGAAAAAATCAGAGAAAGTAGTACGGATCCTGATAATATATTTGAAAGAGAAATTGAAGAGGAAAGGCAGATGGAAATTAACCGTGAAATTCTAAACGGTTTAGGATATGATTGGAGCAAGGGAAGGATTGATATCTCAGAGCATCCATTCACTATAGGAAATCAGTTTGATGCTCGAATAACGACTAGGGTTGATGAGAAGGATGTTTCAAAAACATTGATGCCGACGATACATGAGTTTGGTCACGCATTGTACGAACAGAATCTACCTGAAAATGAATACGGTTTTCCGGTAGGAGAGTCTCGAGATCTAAGCATTCATGAATCACAGTCCAGACTTTGGGAGAACCATGTAGGTAGGTCTGAAAGTTTCTGGAAGTATATTCAGGAAAATATAACAGAATTCGAAGAATCGGACGCTAAAGAGCTTTATCGGTCGATAAACCGCGTCAAGGAAGACAATCTAATTCGTGTGGAAGCTGATGAACTCAGCTATCATCTCCATATCTACCTTCGGTTCAAGCTTGAGAGACAGCTTGTTAACGGCGACATAGAAGTAACAGATCTCCCTGAAAAATGGAACGAGAAAATGGAAAACCTTCTGGGAATAAGACCTGAAAACGATAAAACCGGTGTTTTACAGGATATTCACTGGTATCAAGGCAGTATAGGCTACTTTACAACCTACTCTCTGGGAAGCGTTATATCAGCTCAGCTATACGAAACAATAGAGAAAGATGTGAAAGACTTAGATGAGAAAGTAGAATCAGGGGAATTCGGAGAAGTCAGGGAATGGTTGAAGGAAAACATTCACCAACACGGAAAGCATTACAGAACCGAAAAGTTGGTAGAGAAAGCTAGTGGTGAGAAACCTGGAGCAGATAGTTTCCTGGATTATATCCGCGACAAGTATAGTGAAATATATGATCTGAATCTGGAAACCTGA
- a CDS encoding thioredoxin-disulfide reductase, whose translation MEWRSVNRTIFQFRSGLRNHRMTDKIRDLIAIGGASAAQSAAIYAVRAGMDVLVITDEYGGQINNTDVVENWLGTKSISGPKLAEEFTEHMREYDVDEHTGEKAVDVRKRDKIFTVETESGEEFQSHAVIIATGGSRRRLNVPGEEEYRNKGVAYCAVCDGPLYQGEEVAVIGGGYAGTEAADYLSDVADKVYLLSRSGVLKGEEITINKVENDENVEVIREATVSEFQGDQLLQSVEYRQNGEKKELEVPGAFVEIGTAPNSDVTDLVETDESGKIKVNREMKTKVDGLYAAGDVNNMGAQQLVVSAGQGCDAALNASEYVKQKKSEE comes from the coding sequence ATGGAATGGAGGTCAGTGAATCGAACCATTTTTCAATTTAGGAGTGGGCTAAGGAATCATAGGATGACTGACAAGATTAGAGATTTGATTGCTATTGGCGGGGCTTCTGCAGCACAGTCCGCTGCAATATATGCGGTGAGAGCGGGGATGGATGTTCTCGTGATTACTGATGAGTACGGTGGACAGATAAACAATACTGATGTAGTGGAGAACTGGCTTGGAACAAAGTCTATCTCAGGCCCGAAGCTAGCCGAAGAATTTACCGAACACATGAGAGAATATGATGTAGACGAGCACACCGGTGAAAAAGCAGTTGATGTAAGAAAGAGAGATAAAATATTCACGGTTGAGACAGAGTCCGGTGAGGAGTTCCAGAGCCACGCAGTAATCATCGCTACAGGCGGATCAAGAAGAAGACTTAATGTTCCTGGCGAGGAAGAATACAGGAACAAGGGAGTTGCCTACTGCGCAGTTTGTGACGGCCCTTTATACCAAGGTGAAGAAGTAGCTGTTATTGGAGGAGGATACGCAGGAACGGAAGCAGCAGATTATCTTTCTGATGTCGCAGATAAAGTTTATCTCCTCTCAAGATCAGGTGTTCTCAAAGGCGAGGAAATCACCATTAACAAGGTAGAGAACGATGAAAACGTGGAGGTAATCAGAGAAGCAACTGTATCAGAGTTTCAAGGAGATCAACTCCTTCAATCAGTAGAATACAGACAGAACGGTGAAAAGAAAGAACTAGAAGTCCCAGGAGCATTCGTTGAAATTGGTACAGCTCCAAACTCAGATGTAACAGATCTCGTAGAAACAGATGAATCAGGAAAGATCAAAGTCAACAGAGAGATGAAAACAAAAGTCGACGGTCTCTATGCAGCTGGAGACGTCAACAATATGGGAGCACAACAACTAGTTGTCTCCGCCGGACAGGGATGTGATGCAGCTCTGAACGCTTCCGAATACGTGAAACAAAAGAAGTCCGAGGAATAA